One Hordeum vulgare subsp. vulgare unplaced genomic scaffold, MorexV3_pseudomolecules_assembly, whole genome shotgun sequence genomic window, TACTATTTTAGATAGAAGAAACATTTCTTCTATCTAAAATAGTAGAAAGAATGTACCCTTCTATCCAAATCCAATTTGCATcgataaaaaaaatccaaattcCAGTAGTAGATGAATAATTGCAAATTTGTGTGTGTACGAGATTAGAATAACTTCAAAATAACtgacataattttttatttttcctgatcagaaaaatacatgaaaaagAAAGGAGGTAGAAAAATTTTAGGATTTATggttaaagaagaaaaagaagaaaacagggGTTCTGTTGAATTTCAAGTATTCAGTTTCACCAATAAGATACGGAGACTTGCTTCACATTTGGAATTACACAAAAAAGATTTTTCATCGGAAAGAGGTCTACGAAGACTTTTGGGAAAACGTCGACGTTTGCTGGCTTATTTGGCAAAGAAAAATAGAGTACGTTATAAGAAATTAATCGGTCAGTTGAATATTCGGGAGCAGTAATTTAATCCTTcaaatttttttcttgttttattatttttttagtaGTCTTTATAGTAGTCTTAGATTTTTCATTTTGATGAGCCTCACTTTGAGGAATTCATGGAATAATCCATTTTCATGGAATAATGAATTAAGGAAGAAAGGATATGAGTCTACCGCTTACAAAAAAAGATCTCATGATAGTCAATATGGGCCCTCAACACCCATCAATGCATGGTGTTCTTCGACTGATCGTTACTCTTGATGGTGAGGATGTTATTGATTGTGAACCCATATTAGGGTATTTACACAGAGGAATGGAAAAAATCGCGGAAAACCGAACGATTATACAATACTTACCTTATGTAACAAGGTGGGATTATAGAGAGATTGTAGAAAGGGGTAGGATAGTTATTTTTGCAAGAGACTTGAATTCCTTAActtaagaaagaaaaaagaataaaaacaCAGATACATAACataaaaaaaagaataaataagacgaGATTCGACCTCCCCCTACATATTTAATTTCTTCTCCTATACAAAAACTAGCAAGACCCACTCCATTGGTAATTCCATCAATAACACCCTTATCAAAAAACTCCGTTAGTTCGGTTAACCCTCTTATACCGAGGGTAAAGACCCTAGTATAGAAAATATCTATATAACCACGATTATATGACCAACtgtatatatttttttttacttGATCCAAAAATTCTTTTTTAGGATTTCTTTTTACAAAAGAGTTTATTAAATCCAAATTCTGAAAAAAAGAATAAGCAGATCCATAGAAGATATATGCTATGAATAAACCAAAGATAGCTAGAGTTACAGAAGAAATTGCATTAGTAATAAATTCATATGAATTTACAAAAGAATTAGAACTTTCCTGGGTAAAGTTTTTTGAGGGAGTTAACCACTTTGATAATATGGTTAACTCTGCTATTCCATTATCCATTCCTCCATTATCAAAAGAGATTCCTATGAATCCAATGAACAAAGTGAAAAGTAGTAATATAAGAAGAGGAAATAACATAGTATTTCCCGTTTCATGCGGATAGGCAAAAGTGTTTTTAGCCCCAAAAGACGTAGTAAAGGATCCTATCCTATTTCTTGTATTACCTTGAATTTTGGGTATATTTTGTGAAAAAAAAGAAACTCCACTCTTCGTTGTTGATAAAACGAAATCCCTATTCACTCCTTTGGGTATCCTTTTTCCCCATAAGGATATTGAATACAAGGAACTCTCTTTAGTGCTACTGTAATTTTGAAAATGAACACGCAAATACCCACCAAATGTAAGTAAATATATCCGAAACATATAAAAGGCAGTTAATCCTGCAGTAAAGGAAGCTATTATTCCAAAAAAGGGCGAATACAACCAACTATTACTAAGGATTTCATCTTTGGACCAGAAGCAAGCAAGAGGTGGAATACCACAAAGAGAAAGTGTACCCCATAAAAAAGTAGTTCTTGTGATTGGAATGTATTTTCTTAAACCGCCCATAAGAACCATATTTTGACTTTTATCTGGTGAATACCCAACAAGAGGTTCCATTGAATGAATAACGGATCCAGATCCCAAGAACAATAAAGCTTTTGAATAAGCATGAGTGATCAAATGGAATAAAGCAGCTTGATAAGAACCTATACCTAGAGCTAACATCATATAACCCAATTGAGACATTGTAGAATAGGCTAAGCTTCTTTTAATATCTCTCTGAGCAAGAGCTAAAGTAGCTCCTAAGAATAGTGTTATTGTACCTACTAAAGAAATAAAACTCATTATCAAAGGTAAAGATATGAAAAGAGGAAGAAGTCGAGCTAGAAGAAAAATTCCCGCAGCAACCATAGTTGCTGCGTGTATAAGAGCCGAAATAGGAGTGGGTCCTTCCATAGCATCGGGTAACCATACGTGAAGAGGGAATTGTGCGGATTTCGCAACTGCACCAAGGAATAATAAAAAAGCACACAAAGTAGTAAGTAAAGAGTTAATTCCATTATTAGGAATCCAGTTATTAGCGATTTGGAACAAATCCCTAAACTCTAAACTACCTGTTATCCAAAAAAAACCTAAAATTCCTAATAATAGACCAAAATCCCCTACACGATTAGTTACAAAAGCTTTTTGACAAGCACTCGCTGCGATTGGTCGTGTAAACCAAAAGCCTATCAATAAATAAGAACACATTCCCACGagttcccaaaaaaaataaatttgTATCAAATTGGAGCTAGTAACCAATCCCAACATAGAAGTATTGAAAAAACTTATATAAACAAAAAATCTCAAATATCCTTCATCGTGAGACATATAACCATCACTATAAATAAGAACCAGGATTCCTACAGTAGTAATTAGTATTAACATAATAGAAGTAAGTGGGTCAATCAAGTATCCAAATTCTAAAGAAAAATCATTATTGACGGTCCAAGACCATAGATATTGATAGATAGAACTTCCATTTATTTGTTGAATAGACAGTTGAACTGAGAATACC contains:
- the LOC123422473 gene encoding NAD(P)H-quinone oxidoreductase subunit 5, chloroplastic (The sequence of the model RefSeq protein was modified relative to this genomic sequence to represent the inferred CDS: added 42 bases not found in genome assembly); translated protein: MFQSALTEFHNECYWGTLSLCGIPPLACFWSKDEILSNSWLYSPFFGIIASFTAGLTAFYMFRIYLLTFGGYLRVHFQNYSSTKESSLYSISLWGKRIPKGVNRDFVLSTTKSGVSFFSQNIPKIQGNTRNRIGSFTTSFGAKNTFAYPHETGNTMLFPLLILLLFTLFIGFIGISFDNGGMDNGIAELTILSKWLTPSKNFTQESSNSFVNSYEFITNAISSVTLAIFGLFIAYIFYGSAYSFFQNLDLINSFVKRNPKKEFLDQVKKNIYSWSYNRGYIDIFYTRVFTLGIRGLTELTEFFDKGVIDGITNGVGLASFCIGEEIKYVGGGRISSYLFFFLCYVSVFLFFFLS